The segment ACAAACGATCCCCTCAGCAACGCTATCGATATAATCAGGACAGCACTCGCCGACTAAATGCTCGAGGGGGTATCCCTTTGGGCGTTCAGGTTCAGGAATCTGAGTTCTTCGCCACCATTTGATTGCTTTGACGACGTTTACGTAATGACCGTCTGTTAGGTCGTTCTTTTTTAGGGTCCACTCGATTGTGGCGATGGGGTGTGTTTTATCCCACTCTTCGAGCCGTCGGTCCGGAATATCAAGTGGCTCGTCTCGCCACTCTTCCTCATTCTCGTCAAGAGTCAGTCCAAATGCTTCAGCAACTCGGCTTGATTGGTTTGTGTCCAATCCTTCGCCGACCTCTAAACCGCCAACCGAACCGTCTGGCCGAAGGGCTGCTTTAGCTGCCTCACTGGGGGACGCAGTCAACACTAGATCAATCTCAATACGGTCTTGGTCAATCTCATAGGCCCGATCCTTCCTGGTCCACTGGCCTTCATAGTGCTCTTCTAAGAAAGGCTCACATTTTTCCATAGCTTCTCGTGGGGTTACCTCGTCTTTGTCCAGGTCTGTAACGAATACAATATCAACATCCGATTTTTCATCTCCAATAGGTCTGACGGCAGTCCACCGCCGATAACTCCCTTGAAGGAAATCCCCAACATAGAATTCAGTTATTGGGTCGTCATTTCGGAGTAATTCACGCAGGGTTTCGTGCCCCTCCTTGTAATCCTCAATATGCTGGTCTGAGGGACGGATATTCGTCAGAAAAGTCTCAAAAAGCGACGGAAGGGTTGACATATAGTAACAACACTCCTACTGGCTCATAATGGTCACGAGAGAGGAGTGAAAGTGGAATGGTTTTCTATAAGCCAGAATCGATTTCTTCGAGAGCTTCAGTAGCCACATCGCCTAGTTCGCCCGCTTCGATGTGCGAATACCGTTCACGAACCATTTCTTCGGAGTTGTCGAGATATCGAGCAGCGACCGTATACCCGAACGCGCGAACTAGCACCTCGCCCATCCCACGACGGCCACCGTGCGGAGCAAGATAATCGTGTTTCGGATGGTCGATA is part of the Haloplanus rubicundus genome and harbors:
- a CDS encoding SMODS domain-containing nucleotidyltransferase, producing the protein MSTLPSLFETFLTNIRPSDQHIEDYKEGHETLRELLRNDDPITEFYVGDFLQGSYRRWTAVRPIGDEKSDVDIVFVTDLDKDEVTPREAMEKCEPFLEEHYEGQWTRKDRAYEIDQDRIEIDLVLTASPSEAAKAALRPDGSVGGLEVGEGLDTNQSSRVAEAFGLTLDENEEEWRDEPLDIPDRRLEEWDKTHPIATIEWTLKKNDLTDGHYVNVVKAIKWWRRTQIPEPERPKGYPLEHLVGECCPDYIDSVAEGIVCTFETIEQRYANEARMNDTPTLPARGLPQIDVFARIDGDDFAAFHEAAGEAATLAREAYEEDDKSVSRDLWSDLLGDSFPEYGNGDSDDGGEKSVNLDSSSKSTSVSDQRFA